The Urbifossiella limnaea genome has a window encoding:
- a CDS encoding D-glycero-alpha-D-manno-heptose-1,7-bisphosphate 7-phosphatase — protein MNLRPAVFLDRDGVLIEDAHYVGCTSRVRLIPGAAEAVAALNRAGRAVVVVTNQAGVAKGMFTEAAVEAVHAFLAEQIAGYGARIDAFYYCPHHPDGEVAAYRTRCECRKPGAGMLRAAAADLGLDPTQSWMVGDRETDLAAGAAVGCRTVLVRTGYGAGVDATALDRDGLNLELVATDLADAVAKLGLGAAARRAA, from the coding sequence ATGAACCTCCGACCCGCCGTCTTCCTCGACCGCGACGGCGTCCTCATCGAGGACGCCCACTACGTCGGCTGCACGTCCCGCGTGCGGCTGATCCCCGGCGCCGCCGAGGCCGTCGCGGCGCTGAACCGCGCCGGCCGGGCGGTCGTGGTCGTCACCAACCAGGCCGGCGTGGCGAAGGGGATGTTCACCGAGGCCGCGGTCGAGGCCGTCCACGCCTTCCTCGCCGAGCAGATCGCCGGCTACGGCGCCCGCATCGACGCCTTCTACTACTGCCCGCACCACCCCGACGGCGAAGTGGCCGCGTACCGCACCCGGTGCGAGTGTCGCAAGCCGGGGGCGGGGATGCTCCGCGCCGCGGCCGCCGACCTGGGCCTCGACCCCACGCAATCCTGGATGGTCGGCGACCGCGAGACGGACCTGGCGGCCGGCGCCGCGGTCGGCTGTCGCACGGTGCTGGTGCGCACCGGCTATGGGGCCGGCGTGGACGCCACCGCCCTCGACCGCGACGGGCTGAACCTGGAGCTCGTGGCGACCGACCTGGCCGACGCGGTGGCCAAGCTCGGCCTCGGCGCTGCGGCCCGCCGCGCGGCGTAG
- a CDS encoding S9 family peptidase: protein MCRALLVVLLAAAPAAAQPDKLTLDRVFASDDFRGDAPPSIHWLDGGAYTTTRPAKTHKGARDIVRVDAAGAEEVLVPAAKLIPPGKTEPLAIHGYEFAPGLDLVVVYTNSARVWRRNTRGDYWTYRRSTGQLAKLGGDAAPATLMFAKPSPDGTRVGYVRGNDLYVEPAAGGAAVRLTAGGSEHVINGTFDWVYEEEFACRDGWRWSPDGKAVAFWQLDTRGMKTFTIPDGTDGTYPKLKTFAYPRTGERNALCRVGVVPAVGGPPRWLDIPGDTRTDYYVPRVEWAGNSTELVVQRVNRLQNAVDVMLADAATGKVRTVLTERDGAWLDVQDEPIEWIGKGAAFTWISERDGWRHLYVAARDGSFFRRVTGGNFDVIRVVHVDEAAGTVDFLASPENATQQYLYRTAIDGSGTPKRLTPDRPGWHDYDIAPGGKVAVHTHSAFGLPPRTELVSLPDHKTVRVLAANDKLRETVAKLARAPAEFVRADVGGGVRLDGWLMPPAGFDPAKKYPVVFHVYGEPAGQSATDRWGGRNYLWHLMLTQQGYAVACFDNRGTPCPRGRDWRKAAYRKVGTLASADQAAAARDLLKQRPYLDASRVGVWGWSGGGSMTLNQLFRHPDVYHTGMAVAPVPDMRLYDTIYQERYMGLPADNAADYKHGSPITHAAGLKGNLLLVHGTGDDNCHYQGVELLADRLIELNKPFTLMPYPGRSHSINEGANTSRHLYALLTRYLTAHLPAGPR, encoded by the coding sequence ATGTGCCGCGCGCTGCTCGTCGTCCTCCTCGCCGCCGCGCCCGCCGCGGCCCAGCCCGACAAGCTCACCCTCGACCGCGTCTTCGCGTCCGACGACTTCCGCGGCGACGCCCCGCCGTCGATCCACTGGCTCGACGGCGGCGCCTACACCACCACCCGCCCCGCCAAGACCCACAAGGGCGCCCGCGACATCGTGCGCGTGGACGCCGCCGGCGCCGAAGAAGTCCTCGTCCCCGCCGCGAAGCTCATCCCGCCCGGGAAGACGGAGCCGCTGGCGATCCACGGCTACGAGTTCGCCCCCGGCCTCGACCTCGTCGTCGTCTACACGAACTCCGCCCGCGTGTGGCGGCGCAACACCCGCGGCGACTACTGGACGTACCGCCGCTCCACGGGCCAACTCGCCAAGCTCGGCGGCGACGCCGCGCCGGCCACGCTGATGTTCGCCAAGCCGTCGCCCGACGGCACGCGCGTCGGCTACGTCCGCGGCAACGACCTGTACGTCGAACCCGCCGCCGGCGGCGCCGCGGTGCGGCTCACCGCCGGCGGCTCCGAGCACGTCATCAACGGCACCTTCGACTGGGTGTACGAGGAGGAGTTCGCCTGCCGCGACGGCTGGCGCTGGAGCCCGGACGGCAAGGCGGTCGCGTTCTGGCAGCTCGACACCCGCGGCATGAAGACCTTCACCATCCCCGACGGCACCGACGGCACGTACCCGAAGCTCAAGACGTTCGCCTACCCGCGGACCGGCGAGCGGAACGCGCTCTGCCGCGTCGGCGTGGTCCCCGCGGTCGGCGGCCCGCCGCGCTGGCTCGACATCCCCGGCGACACCCGCACCGACTACTACGTGCCGCGGGTGGAGTGGGCCGGCAACTCCACGGAACTCGTGGTGCAGCGCGTCAACCGCCTTCAGAACGCCGTCGACGTGATGCTCGCCGACGCCGCCACGGGGAAGGTGCGGACGGTGCTGACGGAGCGCGACGGGGCGTGGCTCGACGTGCAAGACGAGCCGATCGAGTGGATCGGCAAGGGGGCCGCGTTCACGTGGATTAGCGAGCGCGACGGCTGGCGGCACCTGTACGTTGCGGCGCGCGACGGCTCGTTCTTCCGCCGCGTCACCGGCGGGAACTTCGACGTGATCCGCGTCGTTCACGTGGACGAGGCCGCCGGCACCGTGGACTTCCTGGCGTCGCCCGAGAACGCGACGCAGCAGTACCTCTACCGCACGGCGATCGACGGCAGCGGCACCCCGAAGCGGCTCACGCCGGACCGCCCCGGCTGGCACGACTACGACATCGCCCCCGGCGGCAAGGTCGCGGTTCACACGCACTCGGCGTTCGGCCTGCCGCCGCGCACGGAGCTGGTGTCGCTCCCCGACCACAAGACCGTCCGCGTGCTCGCCGCGAACGACAAGCTGCGCGAGACCGTGGCGAAGCTGGCGCGGGCGCCGGCCGAGTTCGTCCGCGCCGACGTCGGCGGCGGGGTGCGGCTCGACGGCTGGCTGATGCCGCCGGCGGGGTTCGACCCGGCGAAGAAGTACCCGGTCGTGTTCCACGTCTACGGCGAGCCGGCGGGCCAGTCGGCGACCGACCGGTGGGGTGGCCGCAACTACCTGTGGCACCTCATGCTCACCCAGCAGGGCTACGCGGTGGCGTGCTTCGACAACCGCGGCACGCCGTGCCCGCGCGGCCGCGACTGGCGGAAGGCGGCGTACCGCAAGGTCGGCACGCTGGCGTCCGCCGACCAGGCCGCGGCCGCGCGCGACCTGCTGAAGCAGCGGCCGTACCTGGACGCGAGTCGCGTGGGCGTGTGGGGCTGGAGTGGCGGCGGGTCGATGACGCTGAACCAGCTGTTCCGCCACCCGGACGTGTACCACACCGGCATGGCCGTGGCCCCGGTGCCGGACATGCGGCTGTACGACACCATCTACCAGGAGCGGTACATGGGCCTGCCGGCGGACAACGCCGCCGACTACAAGCACGGCTCGCCGATCACGCACGCCGCGGGGCTGAAGGGGAACCTGCTGCTCGTCCACGGCACGGGGGACGACAACTGCCACTACCAGGGGGTGGAACTGCTGGCGGACCGACTGATCGAGCTGAACAAGCCGTTCACGCTGATGCCGTACCCGGGGCGGAGTCACTCGATCAACGAGGGGGCGAACACGTCGCGCCACCTGTACGCGCTGCTGACGCGCTACCTGACGGCGCACCTGCCGGCGGGGCCGCGGTAA
- the lhgO gene encoding L-2-hydroxyglutarate oxidase, which translates to MERTDVLVVGGGIVGLATGMALAEEAGLAVTVVETEAEVARHQTGHNSGVIHSGLYYKPGSAKARNCADGRERMYRFCADNGVPHDRCGKLVVATSESELPALAELERRGTANGLVGLKRLSVAEMREVEPHVAGVAGLRVSETGIVNYTAVSKVYAAKIAAAGGTVRTGTKFLGCKRESDGLVVETTAGTIGAKLLVNCGGLHSDRVAKACGVDPGVRIIPFRGEYYELTPQAAGLCKHLIYPVPDARLPFLGVHYTRMIGGGVECGPNAVLAFKREGYRLRDVSVRDLLEYARDPAFWKMAKAFWWTGLGEMYRSASRRAFWHALRKLIPAVKFGDLVPAGAGVRAQAVRPDGKLEDDFFIRRAERMVHVLNAPSPAATASISIGRSVANLALAELGRAPLREAPPPSFFGATRAA; encoded by the coding sequence GTGGAACGGACGGACGTACTCGTGGTCGGCGGCGGCATCGTCGGGCTCGCCACCGGGATGGCGCTGGCCGAGGAGGCCGGGCTCGCCGTCACCGTGGTCGAGACCGAGGCCGAGGTCGCGCGCCACCAGACAGGGCACAACAGCGGCGTCATCCACAGCGGCCTGTACTACAAGCCCGGCTCGGCGAAGGCCCGCAACTGCGCCGACGGCCGCGAGCGGATGTACCGCTTCTGCGCCGACAACGGCGTCCCCCACGACCGCTGCGGCAAGCTCGTCGTCGCCACCAGCGAATCGGAGCTGCCGGCGCTCGCGGAGTTGGAGCGGCGCGGCACCGCGAACGGGCTCGTCGGGCTGAAGCGGCTGAGCGTCGCCGAGATGCGCGAGGTCGAGCCGCACGTCGCCGGGGTCGCCGGGCTGCGCGTCAGCGAGACGGGCATCGTCAACTACACCGCGGTGTCGAAGGTGTACGCCGCGAAGATCGCCGCCGCAGGCGGCACGGTCCGCACCGGCACGAAGTTCCTGGGCTGCAAGCGCGAATCGGACGGCCTCGTGGTCGAGACGACGGCCGGCACGATCGGCGCGAAGCTGCTGGTGAACTGCGGCGGGCTCCACTCGGACCGCGTGGCGAAGGCGTGCGGCGTGGACCCCGGCGTGCGGATCATCCCGTTCCGCGGCGAGTACTACGAGCTGACGCCGCAAGCCGCCGGGCTGTGCAAGCACCTCATCTACCCGGTGCCGGACGCGCGGCTGCCGTTCCTCGGCGTCCACTACACGCGGATGATCGGCGGCGGCGTCGAGTGCGGGCCGAACGCCGTGCTGGCGTTCAAGCGCGAGGGGTACCGGCTGCGCGACGTGAGCGTGCGCGACCTGCTGGAGTACGCCCGCGACCCGGCGTTCTGGAAGATGGCGAAGGCGTTCTGGTGGACGGGCCTCGGCGAGATGTACCGCTCGGCGAGCAGGCGGGCGTTCTGGCACGCGCTGCGGAAGCTGATCCCCGCGGTGAAGTTCGGCGACCTGGTGCCGGCGGGCGCCGGCGTGCGGGCGCAGGCGGTGCGGCCGGACGGGAAGCTGGAGGACGACTTCTTCATCCGCCGGGCGGAGCGGATGGTTCATGTGCTGAACGCGCCTTCACCCGCGGCGACGGCGTCGATCAGCATCGGCCGGTCGGTGGCGAACCTGGCGCTGGCGGAGTTGGGCCGCGCGCCGCTGCGGGAGGCGCCGCCGCCGTCTTTTTTCGGCGCGACCCGGGCGGCGTGA